ATCGTTGTTTACGGCCGACGTCGAGTCGGGAAGACGGAGCTCCTCAAAGAATTCTGTGCCAATCGCCCCCACATATACTTCCTCGCCGCGCAGGAGGCCGAGCATAGACAGCGAGAGAAGTTCCTCAACCAGATCGCAGACCACTTCGACGAGCGCGTTCCGCGAATCGACGGGTGGGACGAGGCGTTCGAATACCTCGGGGAGCAACTCCAGCGTGAGGATCTCGTCGTCGTCATCGACGAATTCCCATATCTCGTCGCAGAGAACGACTCACTCCCGTCGTACGTACAAGCGTTCGTCGACCAGGAACTCGATGGGACGGATTCGATGCTCGTACTTTGTGGGTCGAGCGTGAGTACGATGGAGTCAGAGATCCTGGGACACGAGAGCCCACTCTACGGGCGACGAACGGCACAACTCGACGTGACGCCGTTCTCGTTTCAACAGGCCCGAGAGGTCATCTCGTACGACATCCAGGATGCGATTCGCTCGTATGCCGTCACGGGTGGCACCCCGATGTACCTCACGCTGTTCGACTACACACAGTCGCTCGCGGCGAATATTCAGTCGCACGTACTGTCACCGTCTGCAGTGCTGTATAACGAACCAGAGTTCCTCCTGCGAACCGAGCTCCGAAACCCGGCCCGGTATATGAGTATCCTCGAAGCGGTCGCGCTAGGCCATACGACACCGAACGAGATCTCCGGCGCAACGGGGATCGACTCGGGACCACTCTCGAAGTACCTACAGACACTTCGCCGACTCAGGCTCATCGAACGAGACGTTCCAGTCACGGCCTCGGGGAAGAAATCAAAGCGGTCACGGTACCGGGTGGCTGATGAGTTCCTTCGGTTCTGGTTTCGGTACGTCGAGCCGAATCGATCCAGTATCGAGGAAGCACCGGAGATCGTGTACGACGGGACGATTGAGCCGGACCTCCCAACGCACGTCGCAACCACGTTCGAAGATGTGTGCCAAGAAGCCGTCTGGGAAGGGATTCGACGCGGCACGTTCGAGCCGTACTCAGAAGTCGGTCGCTGGTGGTACGGAGAAGAAGAGATCGATATCGTCGGGTTGGCACCGAATGACGACCGAGTCCTCCTCGCCGAATGTAAGTGGACGACGGATCCGATTGGGGAAGACCTCGTCGAAAGCCTACGAGCAAAGGCAGAGAACGTCCGATGGGGACCGCCGGATCGAGACGAGCAATTCGCCCTGTTCTCGAAAAACGGATTCGTCGACGGACTCGAAGCGCAACTCGACGACTCGTGGTCCCTGTTCAGCGTAGCGGACCTCGACGAGCTACTCACGCCGTCCTAAGTTGCAGTGTTGAACGCAAGACAGCGCCGTCATAGAAATTTTGACATTCGCTTTTCCACCGGTAGCTACGCTCTATCGGTAGGTTCTGAGATCGGACGATTCGATTTCAGCCGACTTGTGCAGTGATCAAAACATCAGTTTCACAAGATGCTGCACGAAGTGTGAGATGGACGATGGCGATGCCTCTCTCGAATACGTCCGGAGAAGAGGAGCAGGCGGCGAGCCTTAACTCGCCGCCTGCGCGAGGTTATGGACGATGCACTTCCGTGTGAGCTCCCGGAACTGGCCATGCCAGCTCCGGGAGCGGAGCTCGTCGCCGTCGTCCTTCAGCATCGCAAATACGGTCTCACTCATTGACCGTTGATTGTAGACTTCGTCGTCAATTCTGGCGTTGTGAGCCTTCTTGAGTGCGTTTTGCTCACAGTGTTTGATCACTGGTCGCGTTGACGCTTCACGGCAGGCCTCCCGGAGATTGCTCCATGAGTACATCTTGTCAGCCAGAAGTGCCTGCAGTTCTTCGGCGTTGCGCCGAAAGACCTGCAGCCCAATGTGACCGTCATAGGCTTTCTTTGTGGTGAAATGAGCGTCCATGATAGCAAGTGACTCCGTATCGACGAGCAGCGTTGTCTTCATCGCATTGAACGAGTAGCCGACACGATTTCGGTAGTGCGAACTAGCCTGATCTCGCTGGAAGCCGCTGGCATCGATCGAGGCAGTTCCTGAGAGCCCCGCCTGCTCCGCTGACCGGCGGAGCAGGCGGCGCAACTCTTTCATCGGGAATTCTCCGTCCCACACGCTGAAAGACGTGTAATCAGGTGATTTCTCAAGGCCGAACACAGCAAGGATTCCCGGCATCTCGTTCAGATAGTCCTCGAACTGCCGGAGCGGCTTGTTGACTTCCTCTTTGAGCAAGAGCAACGCGATCTTCGTGGACTTGGCGTACCCGTCCGCGCCGTCCGGCGCGGCGGGTACGTCTGGTTCTTCTACGTGGGTCGTGGCGAACTCGTGAAACGTCTGTGCGAGGTTCCTGAGACGTCCCATATCGCCAGACGGCGTCCAAATCCCCTGAAATCAGCGATACAATCCGCAGAGGGCGTCGGCGTTCAACAGAGCATCCTAAGTACTTCGGTACTAATCCAAGGGAACGTATATACGGGACGGATAATCAACAAATAGAACATATCAAAATGCCTGTTCTGGACGATCTCTCCGGGTTCGAGTTCGAGGACGTGATGGAAGATGTTTTCCGGAATCTTGGCTACGAGAACGTTCGACAAGCAGAACGGACGGCTGACGAGGGGCGCGACATCCTCATGGAGGAGGTCGTGGACGGGACTCGGAGAGGCATTGTCGTCGAAGTAACTCGCTCGTTCTGGAATGCGACGTGGAACGAACTCTTATAACTGGTGTCGGTGGATCGAGGAACACTCTCGACCTCACGCGTCCACCCCCTCGAGTCTGAGCCAGCGCAGTAGCAGTTCGATCCACGCCGGTCACTCCTCATCGCGGTTCCTGTATCCGTCGGCATCCAGGTCGAACAGCGGAACGGCGACGTCGTCGTTCACACCGAACACCCACCGTCGACCGTCCTCGAGACGGACGTCGACGCGTGCGTGGTCGTTCGGACTTACGGAGATTTCGACCTCGACGAGCCGACCGGCCTCGAGGTCTCCGCTTCGCTTCAACCTCACAAGGGTTCGTCTGAAACTATTCTGTAGGAGCTCCGGAGACAGCTGACGTCTTCAGACACGCCTGCACCAGAGTCACTCGAGTAAGACCGACGACGACCGATCGAGTGACGTACACACAAGTAGCCGTACCGAGCAAACCACCGCCTTCGTGCAGGGTTTCAGTGTGGCGTGAAGAGTGCAGTCCTTCTCAGGGCTTGTGAGTTGCCTGGGGACACCCTCGAGTGTGGACGTCAGGTGTCCCCGGACTCGAACTCACCTGGAATCTCGGCGTCGTCCATCAGCAGGACTCGTCGTTCGGTGTACTCGAGGCCGTTCTTTCGTTGCCGCTTCTTTTTGACCGCGAGCCGGTTCTTCGAGAGCTCGAGCAAGGCGTCGATCGTCCGCGAGACGAGCTTCTTCGCGTAGGAATCGCTGACGCCCTGTTCTTGCCGACGGATCCAGTGTTTCAGGTCGCCGGCACTGACGTACTCGCGAACGCCAGCGCTCCCTTTTCGCCAGGGGTTGTCACCAACCGTCGAGTCGACACGCGCCTTCCAGAGCTTCGCAGCGAGTCGTGACGGCAGTGCGGACGTCGTTGCACGGAGCATCTCCTCGTCCATCCTGGCCAGTTGCTGGATGGGGAGGAGGTCGCCGTAGGCGAGCGCGACCCGACCGCCTCGCTCGAGTGGGTCCTCACTCTCTGGGAGTCGGAAGTAGCGCTGCCCGTCGTCTTTCCGGATGCGCTCGAGGCGGTCGTCGGGAACGTCGATCTCGTTTTCGTCGACGTGATCCGCGAGGAGATGTGCCCCCTTCTCGAGTTCGCGCGCCTGGAGTTCGCCGACGCGATCTTTGTTCGCGTCGAGTTTCTTCTCGTGGGCGTCCAGGCGCGCCTCCGTCTGTGTCCGGCACGTCTCGAGTTCGGCCTCGAGTTCGTCGACGCGGGCCTGGAGGCGCGCGTTCTCCTCGGTCGTCTCCTCGAGTTCGGCCTCGAGACGCTCGAGACGCTCGTCCCGGTTTTCGAGGGCGGTCTCGAGATCGGCGATACGTTCCTGGAGGGTCGTGAACTGGTCGCGAAGCTGGTCTGCGGTCGGCTGGGTCGAATCTGCAGTCGTGTCTGTTGGCATGGGTCTGAATCTGGATCTGGAGTCGTCTGGCTGGCGAGCGTCGTAACTCGAGTCGGCGCAACGCTGAACGGGTGAGACGGCGGCCTTCGGGTCGATCGATTCCTCGAGGGTCCCGTCTCGAGGGTCTCGTCTCGAGGGTCTCGACTCGAGGGTCCCGTCTCGAGGCGAGGGAGCCGGCGTTACCTTCGCTCCTCGCGGTCACCCCGTGACCTGCACTCTCGTTCGCCGGCGGTCGAGTCGGGCCCGAGATCCGTGGTGGCGTGGCGACCACGGTGGCTGCCCATCGGGAGCGTCGTGTCGTCGGTCACGTCCCGGTGCTCGTCCGGACGCTCGTCGCACTCGCCGTCTCGACCGAGGCGGGCGACGACGACCTCGGGACACCGGAGCACGACCGAAAGCGACTCGACTCGAGCGCGAATCTCGCGGAGGTGTCGCCGGGCGATTCGACGCTCGTCGGCTGTGAGCCCGTCGTCGGTCTCGAGCCACTCGAGGAGCGTCCCCGTCTGCTCGTCGATGGCTGCGAGGCGCGTACGGGGGCGGGGGTGGGCGGTCGTCCGCTCTGTATCGTCAGACTCGCACTCTCGCCCACCGTCGGTCACGACGCGTGGATCGTCGCCGGCGTCGACGAGCAGGATGTCGTCACCTTCGAGGTCGTACACCCGGACGTCGTCGCCGGGGTCGACCTCGAGGGTCTCGAGGACGGCCGACCCGACGCAGACTCGAGCGCGGCGGTGGCGTCGGAGGACCCGGTAGCTGGCGATGGTCTCGGCGTCGGTCGTGCTGGCGCGGAGGGCGACGCCGTCCTCGTGGTCGATCGCGTGGACGCGGTGGGCTCGAGGCCACGCGCCGAGCCCGGCGGTCCCGATCGAGAGTCTGCGATCGTCACCGACGGTGTAGGTCGCGAGGTAGCCCTCCCCCGTCGGGACGACGTACCTCGAGTCGGTGCCGCCGTCGGCGAGGAGGATGCCGTCGTGTGCGAGGAGTTCGACGCCCTCGTCGTCGGGATGGGCGTGTGTGAGAGCGGAAGGATCAGGTGACTCGCGGTCGGACGAGTCTCCTGGACGAGGGGCAGGGGGTGTCCGCTCTCTCGTCCGTGCATCCGCGGTGTGACGCGGGTGCGTTTTCTGTGTGTCCTGGGGATCGTCTGGACGATCGTCGTGTCGATCGGGCGATGCTGTCGACTCGAGGACCCTATAGTTATGAGTCCAGAGGCTGTCTTTTCGCATGGCTTCTGAAACCCCGTGCAGGGATTCGGAAGTCAAGCCTGGCGTGTGGAGGCACGCCGGGTAGCTTTCGTACCCTGATAGCTTGGCTTCCAATTCATCGTTGATACTCCCAGTAACATAATGTTTACTGCGAATTACTCAGTGACTGCTGGAGGTTGCGCAATAATTAAGGCTTTTCTGATAGTATCCCTACGCAATCGAGACTACTATGAGTTCGACAGTGGACACAGGAAATACAATGCGACAGCCTGCGGATTGGATGGTTCCCAGTGACGACCGGATATTAGAGCTACTTCGAGAAGAGGGGAACCTGACACCGCAGGCTGTCGAAGATTTCGGAGGGCCTGTCGCAGGTCATGCAAGCGATCGTCTTCCAATGCTAGCTAAATACGGACTCGTCACAAAGATTTCTCGAGGTCTCTATCGGATTACAGATGAAGGTGAAGCGTATCTAGATGAAGAACTTGATGCGAGCGAACTCGAGTCAATTGAAGATACTAAAGGGTGAGGCAGCTGCTCACTGGAAATCTTTATTATCTATTCAACACCGTCACTGGCTTCGAACCAAGTTGTCGCGGGTTCAGATCTGTTGGCGACAGTTAATTAGGCGCGTAGTCATATTTGGTACGAAACAAATATAAAACATTGACTGAAATCTTAAGACAGGATTGACTCGGAAATATAGTAAAATCGGATCTGTCCTATTACGTATCATCTCCTACATCCCTGGGTACATTTCAGTTCGGGCACTGGTGATTATAGCAGCAGTCTTCGAAGGGTTGCGGTTTACGGGATATCTGTTTACAGAACCAATCATCACGTCATTACTGAAGATTACTTCAGTTTACTTTATTAATAGTGGAATGGTCACAACATTAATTGGTCTATTCATAACCATATCAGTAATATTTAGTGTGGGAGTTAATATTTTTCCTCATAAGAGAACAGAGGAATTAACTATACTTGATATGGTTTGTATTATACAATCGCTTTTTGCAATTCCACTCATCCGACCAGTTATGACTGGAGGGAGTGTTATCTCCCCGGTGTTAATTTTGGTTATAATATTTGGTGTATATTGGATCTATTTCCATATTTTCACTCAGAAACGATTAGAGAAAAGATTAATCAAATCAGTACTTTATTCCGCACTATCCCTTCTGTTAGCTGCTACTGTTGTTTTATTTGAAGGTCTGGCTGTTTGGCTAGCAATCATTGTAGTTTTTAGTACTTTTTGGAACAAATTAAGATCAACTCAATATACCGGAGATTATCCAGTCATAGATGCGAATATTGAACAGGAAGTTTTTAACTTCGCATCCAAATCGATAGATAATATAAAATACCTAACTACATTCTTGATGGTCCTGTGTGGGTTTAAAATAGCCATCACTCTGATTAGCGGCGATTTTATTTATTACCATAATCTCCTAACTCTATCAAGATATCTTATAAAAGGGCTTTTAATTCAGAAACAATATCTGATAGAAAGTATTATTTTATACATTTGGATTAGTCTGCCACAAATTACATCGGCCATCTTGGGCGTTTATTCGCTGCAGTTTTGGATTGTTGAAATGCGGCGCTTGAATTATTACTATTCCAATAATGGAAAATCAGCTCATGTATCTCTTCCACTTAATATGGCTCCAGTTCTCCCCGTTAGTTACATGGGATTTTGGATCGGGTTACAAATCCCCTCTGGCCCCTATAATCCATATCTTATAGTACGGAAGCTGTATTCTACAACACAAATAATACAATTCGTTGAGGTATTTCTATGGTTGATTATTTCTATATTTCCAATACATGCAATTTATTGGCGGATAAAGCCCTTTGTAGATGAGTTCCGAGGAGGCAGATCTCGAATACGTAGAGAAAGGGACTCGGAATCATACAACTACAATTATATGGTATTCGGGTTTGTAATCCAGATAGTAGTCGTAGTGCTTTTACAATTTTTCTACCCATCACAGCCATTCTCTATAATTTTTGGTAAACAGGGTAATCTGATCCTCCTGATTTTAGTTCCCCTTACAATATTATCCACCACCATTACTTCACTACTGTCAAAAAATATATTCTCGCCACTAATATTTTGGACACTCTCAATGATATTTCTTTATTATTATTCAATCAGATTTGGCAACTCAATAGGAGCAGTTTTTGTTTTCCTGTCAGTCACGTTCATATCAATATATTCGCTAGATAAATACATTGATGAAGGATGTATGACAAATACGCCAATGTAATTTAGTACCCGAATTGCTCTCTGGGTTAATATACCCTAAATGTATTCTGTTGATTAGGGGGTACGGCGTCGGGAGGGGTGTGCTAAGGACACGTCCAAGTGATTGAACGGGAAATCTCAGAAATCACTCTTCGATTCTTCCAGCACACTATATATATATATATATATATATGCTCTGCTAACAATACCTCAAATAATAAATCACACTATATGGTTAAAACCAAATAATTCATCAGTGATTCTCAGATTCCTTAACAGGATTTATAGGAAGGTCCTGTGTCGTGTTACGGAATAATGACAGACGAGCGCCGGATGTCTACCGTTCGCTTCTACGGTAGCATCGAAGATCGGTTGGGGATTCTCACCGATTTACTCTCATACCTCACACAACAGAACGACGGAATTCCACGAGACGAGGTCATCGACTGGCTCATATCCAATACGAACGCACAAACAGCAAACGCGGTCGGGGACCGTCTGAACTTCCTCGAGGAACTCGGACTCATCGAACACCAGGAGAACCGATACAGCCCTACTCACACCGCCCGCTGGTATCTCAGAGACCGAGACCCGATCGTTCTGTACAATGCCCTCCGGACGACCGTCAAGGGCTTCGACACGATCATCTGCGCAGTAGCACGCGAGCCCAGAACCGACGAGGAGCTCATGGAAGTGCTCGTGAACGCCTTCGACGAGTGTGAGATGGAGACGCCGGGAGTCGCAACCCGACACCGGGAGTGGCTCCAGATGCTCGGCTACGTCGAACGGGACGACGAGCGAACCCACCTCACTTCGGACGGCAAAGAAATCGCCAACCAACTCGAAGGCATTTCCAACGTCGACCTCGAGCCGAACGCGATCTACGACCGCCGTGACCTCCACTCCAAATACGGCGGCAGCATCCAGGGTGGAATCGCCCCCTCCAGAGATGAGCCGGTCGTCTTCCTCTTCAGTGGCGGAACCGGGGAGGACCACGGCTACCAGGACGAGATCCGCCCCGACGGGACGGTGATCTACACTGGCGAGGGACAGGTCGGCGACATGGAGATGAAACGCGGGAACGGCGCGATCAGAGACCACCTCGAGGACGGCCGCGAGCTCCACTTCTTTACGATGGAAGAGGAAGGCGTCCGGTACGTCGGCCAGTACCTGTATGCCGGCCACTTCTTCGAGGAACTTCCTGACTCGGAGGGGAACCTCCGTGAGGGAATCCGGTTCAAACTTGCACCGGTCGACAGGGACCCCAAACCGACCCTTCACGCTGAATCCGCCACCAGCACCGACTCGACGAATTCCGATCTCAGGCAGTTCACCGATCCGACCGTCTATCAGGTACCGGTCAAGACTGGCGACGGACCGATTCGAACGAATTTCGATCGGACGATACTCGAGGGCGTCCCACGAGAGCAGCTAGAAGGGATCTACGATCTGCCGATCGACCACGACACCCTTCGGGTATGGGGAAACCAGGAGGACGAAGCCGCCGAGGAAGGCGACTACCTGATGTTCGCCGATCGCAACGGACGGAGAGGCGGCGAGTACACCATCGTCGCCCGTGTCGCTCATGCAACGGTCTTGGACCGTGACACAGCAGCCAGATTCACCGACGCGGTCGGCTGGGGCGAGGTCACCGACGAAATCTTTCCCCACGTCCTGTTCCTCGAGCCACTCTACGAGGCGGAACTCGACCGGGAGGCGTTCTGGGCCACGTTAGGCTTCAAAGGCTGGCCGAACGATACCTACAGCGCCATCAACTTCGATCGGAACGGCTCGAGTTTCTACGACGAATACGCCTCCGTCGAGGAGTTCATCGGCCAGATCACGGGCCGACAGCTCTATCCCGACGACACCGTTTCCGAGTACGACTCCCTCGAGCACGCACTCGAGGACGTCCGCTCGAGCCTGGCCCACGAAGACGAACCGTCGTGGCCGAAAACCCGTATCGGCGAAGCCGTCATCAAAGACTGGTCCGACGCACTCACGGGGTTCCGACCGGCGGACGAGGTCGACCCCGATACCGCCG
Above is a genomic segment from Natribaculum luteum containing:
- a CDS encoding winged helix-turn-helix domain-containing protein, yielding MSSTVDTGNTMRQPADWMVPSDDRILELLREEGNLTPQAVEDFGGPVAGHASDRLPMLAKYGLVTKISRGLYRITDEGEAYLDEELDASELESIEDTKG
- a CDS encoding ATP-binding protein; amino-acid sequence: MTFYDREAELDTLTAAVESPGADFIVVYGRRRVGKTELLKEFCANRPHIYFLAAQEAEHRQREKFLNQIADHFDERVPRIDGWDEAFEYLGEQLQREDLVVVIDEFPYLVAENDSLPSYVQAFVDQELDGTDSMLVLCGSSVSTMESEILGHESPLYGRRTAQLDVTPFSFQQAREVISYDIQDAIRSYAVTGGTPMYLTLFDYTQSLAANIQSHVLSPSAVLYNEPEFLLRTELRNPARYMSILEAVALGHTTPNEISGATGIDSGPLSKYLQTLRRLRLIERDVPVTASGKKSKRSRYRVADEFLRFWFRYVEPNRSSIEEAPEIVYDGTIEPDLPTHVATTFEDVCQEAVWEGIRRGTFEPYSEVGRWWYGEEEIDIVGLAPNDDRVLLAECKWTTDPIGEDLVESLRAKAENVRWGPPDRDEQFALFSKNGFVDGLEAQLDDSWSLFSVADLDELLTPS
- a CDS encoding IS5 family transposase, which produces MGRLRNLAQTFHEFATTHVEEPDVPAAPDGADGYAKSTKIALLLLKEEVNKPLRQFEDYLNEMPGILAVFGLEKSPDYTSFSVWDGEFPMKELRRLLRRSAEQAGLSGTASIDASGFQRDQASSHYRNRVGYSFNAMKTTLLVDTESLAIMDAHFTTKKAYDGHIGLQVFRRNAEELQALLADKMYSWSNLREACREASTRPVIKHCEQNALKKAHNARIDDEVYNQRSMSETVFAMLKDDGDELRSRSWHGQFRELTRKCIVHNLAQAAS